In Calonectris borealis chromosome 25, bCalBor7.hap1.2, whole genome shotgun sequence, the following proteins share a genomic window:
- the LAPTM5 gene encoding lysosomal-associated transmembrane protein 5 yields MSAQTTTEPPKCCFFNIKTATVALGIFHMVMSVLLLIEYSLEVASGRGFCKDLDKDYYRIADVITSFLLIIMLFVISFNLLLGVVKKRERLLIPFLALQVMDFLLSLLTMFSSYIQVPAIISVSSISHRQGHSKIPFLALQLLDFCLSILTLCSSYMEVPTYLSLKSSDNGAFVPALEKLPTEEYAKVMVTFTIAFIAVLFLKAYMFKCVLSCFKYIKASKREEVKVDPQALEKAVLPSYEEALELPSKESPPPYVAI; encoded by the exons ATGAGTGCCCAAACAACGACTGAGCCCCCCAAATGTTGCTTCTTCAACATCAAGACAGCAACAGTCGCTCTAGGGATCTTCCACATG GTTATGAGCGTTTTGCTGCTGATTGAGTACTCCCTGGAGGTGGCGAGCGGGAGAGGCTTTTGCAAAGACCTGGACAAAGATTACTACAGAATTG CTGATGTCATCACCAGTTTCTTGTTGATCATCATGCTGTTTGTCATCAGCTTCAACCTCCTCCTTGGTGTGGTGAAG aagagGGAACGTCTCCTGATCCCGTTCCTTGCTCTACAAGTCATGGACTTTCTCCTCAGCCTTCTAACAATGTTCAGTTCCTACATCCAAGTCCCAGCGATCATCTCTGTGTCCTCCATTAGCCACAGG CAGGGACACTCGAAGATCCCTttcctggctctgcagctgctggacTTCTGCCTGAGTATTCTTACTCTCTGCAGCTCTTACATGGAGGTGCCCACCTATCTCAGCCTCAAGTCTTCAGACAATGGG GCCTTTGTGCCAGCCCTGGAGAAGTTACCAACAGAGGAATATGCCAAAGTGATGGTCACCTTCACCATTGCGTTCATTGCTGTCCTCTTCCTGAAG gCCTATATGTTCAAATGTGTTTTGAGCTGCTTTAAGTATATTAAAGCCAGCAAGAGAGAAGAGGTGAAAGTCGACCCACAAGCACTTGAGAAG GCTGTGCTGCCATCGTATGAGGAAGCCTTAGAGTTGCCTTCCAAGGAATCCCCACCACCCTATGTAGCAATCTAA